A region from the Neurospora crassa OR74A linkage group V, whole genome shotgun sequence genome encodes:
- a CDS encoding pantothenate transporter liz1, whose product MSATTKSHGDCTKVVDVQNIELTESPSSHHHPDHNNALRPPSWIAALSPAERQDLEKKLKRKIDWRLMPAVLIMYFLNYIDRNNIAAAKLANLERDLNLSSVQYQTSVSILFVGYLLMQLPSNLFLNKFGKPAIYLPCCMIVWGTISAATSACTSVTGLYVVRFLLGFVEAAYFPGCLYYLSCWYTRSELGLRTAILYSGSLLSGAFSGLITAGVVSGLDGARGFHAWQWLFILEGSATIFVAFACFFVLPNFPRTTSWLTEEEKSLAVWRLEEDVGVDDWVGGEKQTFWQGAKMAFTDFRTYVLMVLLFCIVASGTVTNFFPTVVQTLGYSRIHSLLLTAPPYVLAVIVTFANAWHADKTGERYFHIAVPMCVAIVAYIIAATTTHVAPRYLSMMLMVPSVYSSFVVAISWVSNTMPRPPAKRAAALAFINAVGSFSSIYASYLYPNSAAPHYTVAMVVNCVTAFVAVCAATAMRMILSRQNKRLARGEWVDGAINVEGFRFKL is encoded by the exons ACATGTCTGCAACAACAAAATCACACGGCGACTGTACCAAGGTCGTGGACGTCCAGAACATTGAACTTACCGAAAGTCCTTcctctcatcatcaccctgATCATAACAATGCCCTTCGGCCACCGTCTTGGATTGCAGCCCTGAGTCCAGCAGAGCGCCAGGACCTGGAGAAGAAGCTGAAGAGAAAGATTGACTGGAGGTTGATGCCGGCTGTTTTGATTATGTATTTCTTGAACTATATTGATCG AAATAACATCGCTGCGGCCAAACTCGCCAACCTCGAGCGCGACCTCAACCTTTCCTCCGTCCAGTACCAAACCTCCGTCAGCATCCTCTTTGTCGGCTACCTCCTGATGCAACTCCCATCCAACTTGTTCCTTAACAAGTTTGGAAAACCGGCCATTTATCTTCCTTGTTGC ATGATAGTCTGGGGCACCATCTCCGCCGCCACCTCCGCCTGCACCTCCGTCACCGGCCTTTACGTCGTCCGTTTCCTCCTCGGCTTCGTCGAAGCCGCCTATTTCCCGGGTTGTCTGTACTACCTCTCTTGCTGGTACACGCGTTCCGAACTCGGCTTGCGCACCGCCATCCTATACTCGGGCTCCCTCTTATCAGGTGCCTTTTCCGGTCTGATCACAGCGGGCGTGGTATCCGGATTGGATGGAGCAAGGGGGTTTCATGCCTGGCAGTGGCTGTTCATCCTCGAGGGATCGGCGACCATATTCGTCGCTTTTGCGTGTTTCTTTGTGCTGCCGAATTTCCCCAGGACGACGAGCTGGTTGaccgaggaagagaagtcGCTGGCGGTTTGGCGGTTAGAAGAGGATGTGGGCGTGGATGATTGGGTGGGAGGAGAGAAGCAGACTTTTTGGCAGGGGGCTAAGATGGCGTTTACGGATTTCAGGACCTATGTTTTG AtggtcctcctcttctgcaTCGTCGCCTCCGGCACCGTCACCAACTTCTTCCCCACCGTCGTCCAAACCCTCGGCTACAGCAGGATTCACTCGCTCCTGCTCACCGCGCCGCCCTACGTTTTGGCTGTCATTGTCACCTTCGCCAACGCCTGGCACGCCGACAAGACGGGCGAGCGATACTTCCACATTGCCGTCCCCATGTGCGTCGCCATTGTGGCGTACATCATCGCCGCGACAACGACGCACGTTGCCCCCCGCTATCTGAGCATGATGCTCATGGTCCCTTCGGTCTACTCCAGCTTCGTGGTGGCCATATCGTGGGTCTCGAATACCATGCCCAGACCGCCGGCGAAGAGAGCGGCGGCACTGGCCTTTATCAATGCGGTCGGTAGCTTCAGTAGTATCTACGCTAGCTATCTGTATCCGAATAGCGCGGCGCCGCATTACACGgtggccatggtggtgaACTGTGTTACGGCGTTTGTTGCGGTGTGtgcggcgacggcgatgaggatgattCTGAGCAGGCAAAATAAGAGGTTGGCGAGGGGAGAGTGGGTGGACGGGGCCATCAATGTTGAGGGGTTCAGGTTTAAGCTTTGA
- the prk-10 gene encoding protein kinase SNF1, translating into MAQAYDDEELSISLSPSQIRSRNKRSGDGASGFGPSTGNLHEYGQHGQQLHPNINAVMADAPLRDKMRTEQRIGAYNIVKTLGEGSFGKVKLAVHRMTGQQVALKIIARKKLISRDMQGRVEREIEYLQLLRHPHIIKLYTVIKTPTEIIMVLEYAGGELFDYIVQHGKMKEDEARRFFQQMLCAVEYCHRHKIVHRDLKPENLLLDDNLNVKIADFGLSNIMTDGNFLKTSCGSPNYAAPEVIGGKLYAGPEVDVWSCGVILYVLLVGRLPFDDEHIPSLFAKIARGSYMVPTWMSPGAASLIKKMLVVNPVQRATIDEIRQDPWFLKDLPAYLHPPVEEFLNTGVDPNKAIKVSDIAPNAPPQEQEKLHNEVTEKISKTMGYGKRDVEEALEADEPSAIKDAYMIVRENKLMQSNQIPGLTTEESVPSPLHDPNMSSARSIASVSTATSPRPYVSKIGILPSSLPTYHRVFMEREKAKAEGLEPPDAIPTIVEPANQPRSQAEQEETIRRLKPHSRSQLRLDEANKRPQGLTPVHPPKKNKPARWQFGIRSRNAPWEALVCIYKALNKLGAGWIVDEDYERAHRDDDDTDDYDGPSIGSRKKSSSSMDPTKTYRLPADPWHIKIRWTTDKLKKHSVASGLSEAGENTHVSRDGSDSKYQVVAMRMEIQIYEMEHGVYLVDFKVDGYETPDGKLLEDKEVTSPFPFLDMAAKLIMQLADAD; encoded by the exons ATGGCACAGGCctacgatgacgaggagctTTCCATCTCCTTGTCTCCTTCTCAGATCCGAAGTCGCAATAAGCGATCCGGCGATGGCGCATCAGGCTTCGGCCCCAGTACCGGCAACCTCCACGAATACGGTCAACACGGTCAGCAATTACACCCTAATATCAACGCCGTCATGGCCGACGCACCCCTCCGCGACAAGATGCGCACCGAGCAGCGCATCGGTGCCTATAACATTGTCAAGACGCTCGGCGAAGGCAGCTTCGGAAAGGTCAAGCTGGCTGTCCATCGCATGACCGGCCAGCAGGTCGCTCTCAAGATCATCGCCCGCAAGAAGCTCATCAGCCGCGACATGCAAGGTCGCGTAGAGCGCGAGATTGAGTATCTTCAATTGCTAAGGCATCCCCATATCATCAAGCT GTACACCGTTATCAAAACACCAACCGAGATCATCATGGTGCTAGAGTATGCCGGCGGCGAATTGTTCGATTACATTGTTCAACATGGAAAGATGAAGGAGGACGAAGCCCGCCGCTTCTTTCAGCAGATGCTATGCGCCGTCGAATACTGTCATCGTCACAAGATCGTTCATCGCGACCTAAAGCCCGAAAACCTCTTGCTGGACGATAATCTCAATGTCAAAATTGCCGATTTTGGTCTTAGCAATATCATGACCGACGGTAATTTCCTCAAGACCAGCTGCGGCTCTCCCAATTACGCGGCTCCCGAGGTCATTGGCGGCAAGCTTTACGCAGGACCCGAAGTCGATGTCTGGAGTTGCGGTGTCATTCTTTACGTCCTACTCGTCGGGCGCCTCCCTTTCGACGACGAGCATATCCCCAGTCTTTTTGCCAAAATTGCGCGTGGAAGCTACATGGTGCCGACCTGGATGAGTCCCGGCGCGGCGTCACTAATCAAGAAGATGTTGGTTGTCAACCCTGTTCAACGTGCCACAATTGACGAAATCCGCCAGGACCCGTGGTTCCTCAAGGATCTGCCGGCTTACCTTCACCCTCCTGTTGAGGAGTTCCTCAATACTGGCGTGGACCCCaacaaggccatcaaggttagCGACATTGCGCCAAATGCCCCTCCGCAGGAACAGGAGAAGTTGCATAATGAGGTCACGGAGAAGATCAGTAAAACCATGGGCTACGGCAAGAGAGATGTCGAAGAGGCCTTGGAGGCCGATGAACCCTCGGCCATCAAAGATGCCTACATGATCGTGCGTGAGAACAAGCTGATGCAGAGTAACC AAATTCCAGGCCTCACGACAGAGGAGTCTGTCCCGAGTCCGCTCCATGACCCGAATATGTCATCAGCTCGCTCGATCGCATCCGTTAGCACAGCAACTTCACCGCGGCCATATGTCAGCAAGATCGGTATTTTGCCTAGCAGTCTTCCTACCTACCACAGGGTCTTTATGGAGCgagagaaggccaaggccgaAGGTCTTGAGCCCCCTGATGCCATCCCCACCATCGTTGAGCCGGCAAATCAGCCGCGCAGCCAAGCTGAACAAGAAGAGACTATCCGAAGACTCAAGCCACATTCGAGGAGTCAACTTCGCCTTGACGAGGCCAACAAGCGCCCACAAGGACTTACCCCCGTCCACCcgcccaagaagaacaagccTGCTCGATGGCAATTTGGTATTCGATCCCGGAACGCTCCTTGGGAGGCGCTGGTGTGTATTTACAAGGCGCTAAACAAGCTTGGCGCTGGGTGGATTGTCGATGAAGACTACGAAAGAGCCCACCGGGACGATGACGACACTGATGACTATGATGGGCCTAGTATCGGGTCCCGCAAGAAGTCATCATCCAGCATGGATCCCACCAAGACATATAGACTTCCTGCGGACCCCTGGCATATCAAGATTCGGTGGACAACTGATA AGCTCAAAAAGCATTCGGTTGCCTCCGGCCTCAGCGAAGCAGGAGAGAACACGCATGTTAGCCGGGATGGCAGCGACAGCAAATACCAGGTTGTGGCCATGCGTATGGAGATTCAGATATACGAAATGGAGCACGGCGTCTATCTTGTCGATTTCAAGGTAGACGGGTACGAGACCCCCGATGGAAAGCTTCTAGAGGATAAGGAAGTCACGagccccttccccttccttgaTATGGCGGCCAAACTCATCATGCAGTTGGCAGACGCAGATTGA